The Candidatus Lernaella stagnicola genome includes a window with the following:
- a CDS encoding transposase: MTTRREQPACTEKSQATCDGLRTATRAGGLLTARESDLTWLAIADAAPLLGCSRRHLYRRLAEFTTREMPRGNGSAVCQVALESLPADAQARYYQIETVAPLTSVEQDPRVRDIEARAATPEWARGKADEKLAAIAAVREFRAEHTGLGKIVAIKKFCSGQPYHWQTLNRWLAAYAAHGYQGIVDGYGNRAGDSLLTAADRKVLHEVYVLAGGSKAHAFERLAKLCRRDGREVPSTSTVNRVLGHFDVARARAYHAGPDSFNADYEPHSRLDYESLRPLDWSSGDHHRIDCFVRVVRKRDPQTGRPVKWALVRPWLTAFLDDKSKRFIGWHIVADQAPNHLTIHQAFYTMVTECGVPRRVKFDNGKDFLHRHFIGGTDHQKFRRKRRGVKGDVSELPGVMVTLGVKFTAVRKYHGASKRIERAFKEVVGDWAKKWPTYCGKDAASVPEKSERARKQAMRELVETGTTRLVPTLDELVVDFADWVDFTYHQTPQHGHGMNGRTPMQVWNDEVHDKPVTKLTATQVHYLLMKRKRAVARDGIEFHEANYWADEIAGDVRREVIIAWDPADLSKLYVSHVDGTPLCIARRDKRSSQFRDDGQHREMRRRRKLVKSKARELEGARRSLAEQEIALREHRDDARVEDPDEPESPRQIKPLFGAAADAISFFETYEQRAAVPDVPASPPPANLVGDAFKSVRKPALAPEPHLVWDDFYHPKEEDDDNE, translated from the coding sequence ATGACCACGCGCCGCGAGCAGCCCGCCTGTACGGAAAAGTCACAAGCAACGTGTGATGGCCTTCGTACAGCAACACGTGCGGGCGGGCTGCTCACGGCACGCGAATCCGATCTCACCTGGCTCGCCATCGCCGACGCGGCCCCGCTGCTCGGCTGCTCGCGCCGGCACCTCTACCGGCGACTCGCCGAGTTCACCACGCGCGAAATGCCCCGCGGCAACGGTAGCGCGGTTTGCCAGGTCGCCCTCGAATCGCTGCCGGCCGACGCGCAGGCGCGGTACTACCAAATCGAAACCGTCGCGCCACTCACCAGCGTCGAGCAAGATCCCCGCGTCCGCGACATCGAAGCGCGGGCCGCTACGCCCGAATGGGCGAGGGGAAAGGCCGACGAGAAGCTGGCCGCGATCGCCGCCGTCCGGGAATTCCGCGCCGAGCACACTGGGCTCGGCAAAATTGTGGCAATCAAAAAATTCTGCAGCGGCCAGCCGTACCACTGGCAAACCCTCAATCGTTGGCTCGCCGCCTACGCGGCCCACGGCTACCAAGGGATCGTGGACGGCTACGGCAACCGCGCCGGCGACAGCCTGCTGACCGCGGCGGATCGCAAGGTGCTGCACGAGGTTTACGTCCTGGCCGGCGGCAGCAAGGCGCACGCATTTGAACGCCTGGCTAAATTGTGCCGGCGTGACGGGCGCGAGGTTCCCAGCACGTCAACCGTCAACCGCGTGCTCGGCCATTTCGACGTGGCGCGGGCGCGGGCGTATCACGCCGGGCCCGATTCTTTCAACGCCGATTACGAGCCGCATTCGCGCCTCGATTACGAATCGCTGCGACCACTCGACTGGTCGTCGGGTGACCACCATCGCATCGATTGCTTCGTTCGCGTGGTTCGAAAGCGGGATCCGCAAACCGGGCGGCCGGTCAAGTGGGCGCTGGTGCGGCCGTGGTTGACGGCGTTTCTCGATGACAAATCGAAGCGGTTCATCGGCTGGCACATCGTGGCCGACCAGGCGCCGAATCACCTCACGATTCACCAGGCGTTTTATACGATGGTCACCGAATGCGGCGTGCCCCGGCGGGTCAAATTCGACAACGGCAAAGACTTTCTGCACCGGCACTTTATTGGCGGCACCGATCACCAAAAGTTCCGGCGCAAGCGCCGCGGCGTAAAGGGCGACGTCTCCGAATTGCCCGGCGTGATGGTCACCCTCGGCGTGAAGTTCACGGCGGTGCGGAAATACCACGGCGCTTCAAAGCGAATTGAACGCGCCTTTAAGGAAGTGGTCGGCGACTGGGCGAAAAAGTGGCCGACGTATTGCGGGAAAGATGCGGCGTCGGTTCCGGAGAAGTCGGAGCGGGCGCGCAAGCAGGCGATGCGGGAACTGGTCGAAACGGGAACGACCCGCCTAGTGCCGACCCTCGACGAGCTCGTCGTCGACTTCGCCGACTGGGTCGACTTCACGTATCACCAAACGCCGCAGCATGGCCACGGCATGAACGGCCGCACGCCGATGCAGGTTTGGAACGACGAGGTTCACGATAAGCCGGTCACGAAGCTAACCGCCACGCAGGTGCACTACTTGCTGATGAAGCGGAAGCGCGCGGTCGCCCGCGACGGCATCGAATTTCACGAGGCGAATTACTGGGCCGACGAAATCGCCGGCGACGTGCGGCGCGAGGTCATCATCGCGTGGGACCCGGCGGATCTGTCGAAGCTCTACGTCAGCCACGTTGACGGAACGCCGCTTTGCATCGCCCGTCGCGACAAGCGCAGTTCGCAGTTCCGCGACGACGGCCAGCACCGCGAAATGCGCCGGCGGCGCAAGCTCGTGAAATCGAAGGCGCGGGAACTCGAGGGCGCGCGGCGCAGCCTGGCCGAGCAAGAGATCGCGCTGCGCGAACACCGCGACGACGCAAGGGTCGAGGATCCGGACGAACCGGAAAGCCCGCGGCAAATCAAGCCTCTGTTCGGCGCTGCCGCCGATGCAATTTCTTTTTTCGAAACGTATGAACAACGCGCGGCCGTCCCTGATGTACCGGCCTCGCCGCCGCCTGCCAACCTAGTTGGCGACGCGTTCAAATCCGTCCGCAAACCCGCGCTCGCGCCGGAACCGCACCTGGTGTGGGACGACTTCTACCACCCAAAGGAGGAAGACGATGACAACGAATAA
- a CDS encoding ATP-binding protein: MTTNNVVAMTQSDVVEAAQQRAREWLEDDSKRSQGDLATGTGRSRACISRWIVAKYDGDNAAVSQDVLQFIDRHTRESQASVVLKPVDTPTFKATTVALEMAMYGKRLGVIFGEPGCGKTFAAEQFVKRDPKGCLLVMCRYGLGTPKGFLAELIRILEGRDEEIYRQPSRMARQVIAHFTRRPRFLIVNDGQILRFPVFELLTALIEQCHIGVAVIGHTVMKDNITAGKRFDSETFDRVADFASFTRVSHRGVPRVIEQVDIDEIRGVVRQILPRATKDAIKFFADTTVFPSMRSVVNTAVDARGLLARKKGQSCDAAFIAQVLRLRRPEGF, from the coding sequence ATGACAACGAATAACGTCGTCGCAATGACCCAAAGCGATGTTGTGGAGGCCGCCCAACAACGGGCGCGCGAATGGCTCGAGGACGATTCGAAGCGCAGCCAGGGCGACCTGGCTACGGGGACCGGCCGCAGCCGCGCCTGCATCAGCCGGTGGATCGTTGCCAAATATGACGGCGACAATGCCGCCGTCTCGCAGGACGTCCTGCAGTTCATCGATCGCCACACGCGCGAATCACAGGCGAGCGTTGTTTTGAAGCCGGTCGATACGCCGACGTTCAAGGCGACGACGGTTGCGCTGGAAATGGCCATGTATGGAAAGCGCCTCGGCGTCATTTTTGGCGAGCCGGGTTGCGGCAAGACCTTCGCCGCCGAACAGTTCGTGAAGCGCGATCCGAAAGGCTGCCTGCTCGTCATGTGCCGGTATGGGCTCGGCACACCGAAAGGCTTTCTCGCCGAACTCATCCGAATTCTCGAAGGCCGCGACGAAGAAATCTACCGGCAGCCGTCGCGCATGGCGCGGCAGGTCATCGCGCACTTTACGCGGCGACCGCGCTTTCTGATTGTGAACGACGGCCAGATTCTTCGGTTCCCTGTCTTCGAACTTTTGACGGCCCTGATCGAGCAATGCCACATCGGCGTCGCTGTCATCGGCCACACGGTGATGAAAGACAACATCACGGCGGGGAAGCGGTTTGATTCGGAAACCTTCGACCGGGTTGCCGACTTTGCCTCGTTCACCCGCGTGTCACACCGCGGCGTCCCGCGCGTGATCGAACAGGTTGACATCGACGAGATTCGCGGCGTGGTACGGCAGATCCTGCCGCGCGCGACGAAAGACGCGATCAAGTTCTTTGCCGACACCACCGTGTTTCCGTCGATGCGAAGTGTGGTCAACACCGCCGTGGATGCCCGCGGCCTGTTGGCCCGCAAAAAAGGGCAGTCGTGCGACGCGGCCTTTATCGCCCAGGTTTTGCGCCTGCGACGGCCGGAGGGTTTCTGA
- a CDS encoding host-nuclease inhibitor Gam family protein, protein MPRNEPVDLPADPKDWTEAHLDEALRRITYYEIANARDRLKYDDRMAKAKADYDLVAKDRRAAIKLLIADLKKAATRLRKNWRGKTLQIAWGRLWFHLKPRKLRLARGCSTEEAILALEELGVENAVRVEKSVNLEVLERCQADVIKAAGFEWTKPREQFEYKTKLTLDVEQAGGKP, encoded by the coding sequence ATGCCCCGCAATGAACCCGTCGACCTGCCGGCGGACCCCAAAGACTGGACCGAGGCGCACCTCGACGAGGCCCTGCGCCGAATCACCTATTACGAGATCGCGAACGCGCGGGACAGGTTAAAATACGATGACCGCATGGCGAAAGCGAAGGCCGACTATGACCTGGTCGCCAAAGACCGGCGGGCCGCGATCAAATTGCTCATCGCAGATTTGAAGAAGGCCGCGACGCGGCTGCGCAAAAACTGGCGCGGTAAAACCCTGCAAATTGCGTGGGGGCGGCTCTGGTTCCACTTAAAACCGCGCAAGTTGCGCTTGGCCAGGGGCTGCTCGACCGAAGAGGCGATCCTCGCCCTCGAGGAGCTGGGCGTGGAAAACGCCGTGCGTGTGGAAAAATCCGTCAACCTCGAGGTCCTCGAGCGCTGCCAGGCGGACGTAATCAAAGCCGCCGGCTTCGAGTGGACCAAGCCCCGCGAGCAATTCGAGTACAAAACGAAACTTACTCTCGACGTCGAACAGGCGGGCGGGAAACCATAG
- a CDS encoding DUF2786 domain-containing protein, with translation MNREQVMDRVKKLLALGKSCEPYEAALAMEKARALMRRHEIEDGDLNDDGVVREDMTDSFGRLPQWLMILSSAIAQHYDCRAIHYRQQASGKTTVWIVGAAGDVEFAKYALGVVARQLKSSLAEFKKQSRRKLKRWQANDYRLGYAYGVAATLGELKSGAVTDQEAGLVLSKQAAAQQYIDENMDCTKHKVSTVAATSEAGSAGFADGRDVTIQEAMHGPQGGRRLFGEV, from the coding sequence ATGAATCGTGAACAAGTCATGGATCGCGTGAAGAAGCTGCTCGCCTTGGGCAAATCGTGTGAGCCGTACGAGGCCGCCCTGGCGATGGAGAAGGCGCGCGCGTTGATGCGTCGTCACGAAATCGAGGACGGCGACCTAAATGACGACGGCGTGGTTCGCGAGGACATGACCGATTCTTTCGGCCGCCTGCCACAGTGGTTGATGATCCTGTCCAGCGCAATCGCCCAGCACTATGACTGCCGCGCCATTCACTACCGACAACAAGCGTCGGGGAAAACGACGGTCTGGATCGTCGGCGCGGCGGGCGATGTGGAGTTCGCGAAATACGCGCTCGGGGTCGTGGCGCGACAACTTAAATCCAGCCTGGCCGAGTTCAAAAAGCAGTCTCGACGCAAGTTGAAACGCTGGCAAGCAAACGACTACCGCCTTGGTTACGCCTACGGCGTCGCCGCGACCTTGGGTGAGTTGAAGTCGGGCGCGGTGACCGACCAAGAGGCGGGCCTGGTACTGAGCAAACAGGCCGCTGCGCAACAATACATCGACGAGAACATGGACTGTACGAAGCACAAAGTGTCGACGGTGGCGGCGACCTCGGAGGCGGGCAGCGCCGGGTTCGCGGACGGCCGCGACGTAACCATCCAGGAAGCAATGCACGGCCCACAAGGCGGCCGGCGGCTGTTCGGAGAAGTGTAA